DNA from Streptococcus parasuis:
GGTGAATCTGAATTTGTAGAAATCTCTGCCAAATTCAATCAAAATATTGATGAGTTGTTGGAAACAGTTCTGTTAGTTGCTGAAATTCAAGAACTGAAGGCAGATCCAACTGTACGCGCAATCGGTACAGTTATCGAAGCTCACTTGGATAAAGGAAAAGGTGCGGTTGCTACCCTACTAGTCCAACAAGGAACATTGAATGTGCAGGATCCAATTGTTGCAGGGAATACCTTTGGTCGTGTTCGTGCCATGACCAATGACCTTGGACGTCGCGTGAAGGTTGCTGGTCCATCTACACCTGTCTCTATCACAGGGTTGAATGAAGCACCGATGGCTGGTGATCATTTTGCAGTCTATGAAGATGAGAAATCTGCTCGTGCAGCTGGTGAAGAACGTGCAAAACGTGCCCTTCTCAAACAACGTCAAGCAACACAACGTGTTAGTCTTGAAAACCTCTTTGATACACTTAAAGCAGGTGAAGTTAAGTCTGTTAATGTCATCATTAAAGCTGACGTACAGGGTTCTGTAGAAGCACTCGCATCATCACTTCAAAAAATTGAAGTAGAAGGTGTCAAAGTGAATATCGTCCATTCAGCAGTTGGTGCCATTAATGAATCAGATGTCACTTTGGCTGCGGCATCCAATGCATTAATTATTGGTTTCAACGTTCGTCCAACCGCAGAAGCGCGCAGTCAAGCCGAAACAGACGATGTTGAAGTACGCCTTCATAGCATTATCTACAAGGTCATCGAAGAGATGGAAGATGCGATGAAAGGGATGCTTGATCCTGAATACGAAGAAAAAATCATTGGTGAAGCGATTGTACGTGAAACCTTTAAGGTATCTAAAGTTGGAACAATCGGTGGTTTCATGGTCGTTCGTGGTAAAGTTACCCGTGATTCAAGTGTTCGTGTTATTCGTGATGGAGTTGTTGTATTCGACGGTCAATTAGCAAGCTTGAAACATTATAAAGATGATGTGAAAGAAGTTGGTAATGCTCAAGAAGGTGGATTGATGATAGAAAATTACAATGACTTGAAAGTTGATGATACGATTGAAGCCTATATTATGGAAGAAATCAAAAAATAAGATCATTGAAGAACAGTTCATGATTTATTCATCTTGATTTTTATAAGACTGAGCTTCTGCCTAGCCTCGTCTTACTTGGATTATTCAAGCTGAGGCAACTCAGCTTTTCTATCCTGTTAGAAAGGAAAAGAATATGGCAAATCATTTTCGTACAGACCGTGTTGGGATGGAAATCAAGCGTGAAGTCAATGAGATTTTACAAAAGAAAGTCCGCGATCCCCGTGTGCAAGGTGTAACCATCACTGATGTTCAGATGGTTGGTGATTTATCAATGGCCAAAGTGTACTACACAATCATGAGTGACTTGGCTTCCGACAATCAAAAAGCACAAACTGGTTTGGAAAAAGCAACAGGAATAATAAAAAGGGAACTTGGTCGTATGTTGACACTTTATAAGATTCCTGATTTGGTGTTTGAAAAAGATCAATCAATAGAGTATGGAAACAAAATTGATCAAATGCTCCGTGCTCTCGAACAGAAAGATTAAGAAAGTCGAATGGAAACATTCGGCTTTTTTGGGCTCTATTGAAATGATTTCAACGACCTAAAATATTTATAGAAATTAAAATAGTTTGCCGACAACCATTTATACTCAATGAAAATCAAAATCAGACTTGCTCCAAAGGTTCGGGGAACCTTTGGAGGTTGGAAATAGTCGAACGTGTTCGTTTCGCTCTGATGCAGGTTACTATTTTGTTTCAAGGTAACAGGCTGAAAGGCTCCACTGGAGCCTTTCACTCATCAAATCAAGTCAACAACGCCTGATTTTGATTTTCGAAGAGTATTAGTCGAATTTTGTCCACTCTCCTCTCATCCATCAAGGTTTTTTACATTCGATTTTTTTCAAAGAGTTAAAATAGATTATTCGTACAATGGCATCCGACACTTTTTCTAAAAGTTGTAGTTCTAGTTTCTTTATGATTAAGTTATCCTAGTAGCAATATAGTTTTAAATGTACACTTGATAGAGCATGGTTTCGGCTAATCGAGATGGGAGAAAAATGGTGAGCGTTTACAAGCTTTTCTAAAGATGGTATACTAATATAAAAGAGATTGCGTAGGAGGAAGTTATGAAAAAGCTTATTAGTCGTATAATGTTGGTGTCCACGGTTGTGTTATTAGCAGCATGTCAATCCACTCAGACCAAGGAAGATGAAACTTCCAATACTAGTTCATCGAGCCAAGTTACAACTAGTTCGGACCAACAATCTACCCCAGAGTCTTCCTCAGAGCCTACATCTAGTTCAGACTCACAAACAGAAGCCACTTCTACAAATACACAGACGATACCGACTGTGTACCAGTCCGTTATCGATCGTTACCAAGCCAATTTAGGTCAGGTTTCTGAAGCGATTAATCAGGACGAGGTTAGTAGTTATCTAAGTTTACTGACGAGTCAAGGCCAAGAATACAGCGGAGCATTCTATAGCCTATACGATATTGATCAAGATGGGACAGAGGAATTGCTCTTAGCCTTGAATAAATCTGGTGACTATATCCTCATTGATCTTTACACACAGCTATCTGGGGAGAGTTTCCGTTTAGTAGATAATTTCCGAAATATTGGATTTGAAATTGGGCCGGATGCCATTCTTCGTCCTTTACAGGATGGAACCTATTTATTTGAAGGGGGTGGAGTATACCGGATTTATCAGTACAATGCAATGATTCCAGGATTGAAACGGATTTCTGAATCGGATACTAATCCTGAAACATCCCCTTTACTTGATTTATCAAGTTTGAATTGGGTTAACTTATAGTGTAAAATAAGAATGGATAGAAGCTGGGGTTTCCAGCTTTTTTTTTATTTAAGTAGTACTTTAAGTTTTCTTTTGGTAATCTTTAATCTTTCTTTTAGGTAGGGAAGGTAAACTAAGAGCATA
Protein-coding regions in this window:
- the rbfA gene encoding 30S ribosome-binding factor RbfA, which encodes MANHFRTDRVGMEIKREVNEILQKKVRDPRVQGVTITDVQMVGDLSMAKVYYTIMSDLASDNQKAQTGLEKATGIIKRELGRMLTLYKIPDLVFEKDQSIEYGNKIDQMLRALEQKD
- a CDS encoding colicin lysis protein is translated as MKKLISRIMLVSTVVLLAACQSTQTKEDETSNTSSSSQVTTSSDQQSTPESSSEPTSSSDSQTEATSTNTQTIPTVYQSVIDRYQANLGQVSEAINQDEVSSYLSLLTSQGQEYSGAFYSLYDIDQDGTEELLLALNKSGDYILIDLYTQLSGESFRLVDNFRNIGFEIGPDAILRPLQDGTYLFEGGGVYRIYQYNAMIPGLKRISESDTNPETSPLLDLSSLNWVNL